In Alphaproteobacteria bacterium, the following proteins share a genomic window:
- a CDS encoding bifunctional UDP-4-keto-pentose/UDP-xylose synthase → MSLKVLILGVNGFIGSALTEVILKEKDWQVYGMDMGSDKLGDSLDHPRFHFFEGDITINKEWIEYHIKKCDVVLPLVAIATPAIYVSDPLRVFELDFEANLEIVRKCAQYKKRVVFPSTSEVYGMSQDAVFDEEASNLVLGPIHKQRWIYSCSKQLLDRVIYAYGIRDGLNYTLFRPFNWVGPKLDSIYSSKEGSSRAVTQFIWDILHKGEVKLVDGGQQRRTFTCIDDGIKALVKIIENKDGCASGRIFNLGNPKNDVSIEELVTLLIELIKGYPGYEEIAEKVKITPVDSNAHYGVHYQDTLHRVPSIENAKTHLGWSPEVGLREALKKTLDYHLKKPTASLSDLEAA, encoded by the coding sequence ATGTCGTTAAAAGTCTTGATATTGGGTGTAAATGGATTCATTGGCAGTGCTTTGACAGAAGTTATCTTAAAGGAAAAGGACTGGCAAGTTTATGGCATGGACATGGGATCAGATAAACTGGGAGACTCTTTAGACCACCCTCGGTTTCACTTCTTCGAAGGGGATATCACCATCAATAAAGAGTGGATTGAATATCATATTAAGAAGTGTGATGTTGTTCTGCCCCTGGTGGCGATTGCAACACCTGCTATTTATGTATCTGATCCTTTACGTGTATTTGAGTTAGACTTTGAAGCCAATCTGGAAATCGTTCGTAAATGCGCTCAGTATAAGAAGCGGGTGGTATTTCCTTCTACCTCAGAAGTTTATGGAATGTCACAAGATGCTGTTTTTGATGAAGAAGCATCCAACCTCGTTTTAGGCCCCATCCACAAACAACGGTGGATCTATTCCTGCTCCAAACAATTGCTTGATCGCGTTATTTATGCCTATGGCATCCGAGATGGCTTAAACTATACGTTGTTCCGCCCCTTCAATTGGGTTGGGCCGAAGCTCGATAGTATCTATTCCTCCAAAGAGGGGTCCTCTCGCGCCGTGACGCAATTTATTTGGGATATCTTGCATAAAGGTGAGGTTAAGCTGGTAGATGGCGGCCAACAACGTCGAACCTTTACGTGTATCGATGACGGTATCAAGGCTTTGGTCAAGATCATTGAGAATAAAGATGGCTGTGCATCAGGGCGGATCTTTAACCTTGGCAACCCTAAAAATGATGTTTCCATTGAAGAGCTGGTAACCCTTTTAATTGAGCTCATTAAAGGATACCCAGGCTATGAAGAAATTGCAGAAAAGGTAAAGATTACACCTGTGGATTCAAACGCCCACTATGGGGTTCATTACCAAGATACCCTTCATCGTGTTCCGTCCATTGAGAATGCAAAAACCCACTTGGGATGGTCTCCTGAGGTTGGTTTGCGTGAGGCGTTGAAAAAGACACTGGACTATCACTTGAAAAAACCAACGGCCTCACTCAGTGACCTGGAGGCAGCATAA
- a CDS encoding GDP-L-fucose synthase: protein MSTQNVLQGKKIFVAGHGGMVGQALVRALSKVDCHLLTATRSELDLQDQSAVRSWFEDKKPEVVFLAAAKVGGILANSLYPADFIHDNLLIQQNVIGSAHQSKVERLVFLGSSCIYPRLSSQPIREDSLLSGPLEETNQWYAIAKIAGLKLVEAFRRQYGVDYISIMPTNLYGPGDTYDAENSHVIPALILKFHEAKINMTPCVSLWGTGTPMREFLYVDDLADACLFLANNYSDMDPINVGTGQDISIKDLSEIVARVVGYDGAITFDGAQLDGTPRKLLDTTKLSNYGWTAKIPLEAGLELTYQNFLTRYSS, encoded by the coding sequence ATGAGTACACAAAACGTTCTTCAGGGAAAAAAGATATTTGTTGCTGGCCATGGGGGAATGGTTGGACAAGCTCTTGTGAGAGCCCTCTCAAAGGTAGATTGTCACCTATTAACGGCGACACGCTCTGAGCTTGATTTACAAGATCAAAGCGCCGTAAGAAGCTGGTTTGAAGATAAAAAACCAGAAGTTGTTTTCCTTGCTGCAGCAAAAGTTGGAGGTATTCTTGCCAACAGCCTTTACCCTGCGGACTTTATTCATGACAACTTGTTGATTCAACAAAATGTTATTGGTTCTGCCCACCAATCTAAAGTTGAACGACTTGTCTTTTTGGGCTCATCTTGTATTTATCCGCGTCTTTCCTCTCAGCCTATCCGAGAAGATTCCCTTCTGTCTGGACCCTTGGAAGAAACAAATCAATGGTATGCGATTGCAAAAATTGCCGGGCTCAAGCTTGTTGAAGCTTTCCGTCGTCAGTACGGAGTTGATTATATCAGCATCATGCCAACCAATCTCTATGGGCCTGGTGATACTTATGATGCGGAAAACAGTCACGTCATTCCCGCCCTGATTTTAAAATTTCATGAAGCAAAAATAAACATGACCCCGTGTGTGAGTTTATGGGGCACAGGCACTCCAATGCGGGAGTTTTTGTATGTGGATGATTTGGCTGATGCGTGTTTATTCCTCGCAAACAATTATTCAGATATGGACCCCATCAATGTTGGAACGGGTCAAGATATCTCCATAAAGGACTTAAGCGAAATCGTTGCAAGAGTCGTCGGTTATGACGGGGCAATTACTTTTGATGGCGCCCAGCTGGATGGAACCCCAAGGAAGCTCTTGGACACCACAAAGTTGTCTAATTATGGATGGACGGCTAAGATACCTTTAGAGGCAGGTCTAGAACTTACGTATCAAAACTTCTTAACGAGATATTCATCATGA
- a CDS encoding mannose-1-phosphate guanylyltransferase/mannose-6-phosphate isomerase → MKIQPVILCGGGGTRLWPLSRTSYPKQLLAPLGGLSLLQQTAQRFSQPEYETPMIISNEHYRFLVAEQMHEIGITQAAIILEPCARNTAPAMALAAHFIKDPETYILFSPSDHQILNSKVLNEAIQKAKIAADQDNIVVFGIPPEGPKTGYGYIIPKSEAMSEHVFSVEKFVEKPDAPKAEELLKSSCFWNSGIFFAKAKVFLKALQQHLPNTFDHAKAAIQNSKPDLDFIRVPKDDFEKCDNISIDYGVIEKSDHIVVVACHDIGWSDIGTWQAVWELNTKDESGNAIIGDVIAQDVKNSYIRSDGLLVSVIGLENLIVVASSDAVLVANKANAENVKEITTHLAHNLRSELDFHKRVYRPWGYYQEIDLGERFKVKRLMLKSQSKTSVQIHYHRAEHWVVVTGTAKVQIGDKTQLVHENESIYIPAGTPHAVENPGKIELHLIEVQSGSYLGEDDIVRLKDIYGRV, encoded by the coding sequence ATGAAGATACAACCCGTTATTCTTTGTGGCGGAGGCGGTACACGCCTTTGGCCCCTATCCCGAACATCTTACCCAAAGCAGCTTCTCGCTCCCTTAGGCGGCTTAAGCTTGCTACAACAAACAGCCCAGCGCTTCTCCCAGCCTGAGTATGAAACGCCAATGATCATCAGTAATGAACATTACCGATTTTTAGTAGCAGAACAAATGCATGAAATTGGGATTACACAAGCCGCAATTATTCTTGAGCCATGTGCCCGCAACACTGCCCCAGCCATGGCATTGGCTGCGCATTTTATTAAAGATCCAGAAACCTATATCCTCTTCTCACCTTCAGATCATCAGATCTTAAATTCCAAGGTTTTGAATGAAGCCATCCAAAAGGCAAAAATTGCAGCGGATCAAGACAACATCGTCGTTTTTGGCATTCCCCCTGAGGGCCCAAAGACAGGCTATGGCTATATTATCCCAAAATCTGAAGCAATGAGCGAACACGTTTTTTCTGTCGAGAAATTTGTTGAGAAGCCAGATGCTCCTAAGGCCGAAGAATTACTGAAATCCTCTTGCTTTTGGAATAGTGGCATCTTTTTTGCCAAGGCTAAGGTGTTTCTAAAAGCCCTCCAACAGCATCTTCCAAACACCTTTGATCATGCTAAGGCAGCGATTCAAAATTCAAAGCCTGACCTCGACTTTATTCGCGTTCCCAAGGATGATTTTGAGAAGTGCGATAATATTTCCATAGATTATGGCGTTATTGAAAAAAGTGATCATATTGTCGTCGTTGCTTGTCATGACATTGGTTGGTCTGACATCGGTACATGGCAAGCTGTTTGGGAATTGAACACTAAAGATGAAAGCGGCAACGCCATCATAGGAGATGTCATTGCCCAAGATGTCAAAAACAGCTACATCCGTAGCGATGGTCTATTGGTGTCCGTTATTGGCCTCGAGAACCTTATCGTTGTGGCGTCCAGCGATGCCGTACTGGTTGCCAATAAAGCCAATGCCGAAAATGTGAAAGAAATCACGACACACTTAGCCCATAATTTGCGCTCAGAGTTGGATTTCCATAAACGGGTTTACAGACCTTGGGGATATTACCAAGAAATTGATTTGGGGGAGCGGTTTAAGGTGAAGCGGTTGATGCTTAAAAGCCAATCCAAAACATCTGTGCAAATCCATTACCATCGAGCAGAACATTGGGTCGTGGTCACGGGAACAGCAAAAGTGCAAATTGGGGACAAGACGCAACTTGTGCACGAGAATGAGTCTATATACATTCCCGCTGGCACCCCACACGCTGTTGAGAATCCTGGAAAAATTGAGCTCCACCTCATTGAGGTGCAGTCAGGAAGTTACCTTGGAGAAGATGATATTGTGAGACTTAAAGACATTTATGGTCGCGTTTAA
- a CDS encoding FkbM family methyltransferase, with protein sequence MLSFLQATKTKMLVAQFLYRLIRLFGIKDHQIVLRQGIRYELDLKEGIDLRIFLFGNFQKHIYKNLSQKLNAEPIVFDVGANIGSICLNLAQILPDAKIYAIEPTYFAWKKLLNNLALNPTLAKRIVPIQTFVGEHSSQTTDFKAFSSWPIDSLRLNEKKHKIHLGEEKEATSSQISIDDFVRIEKIPKVDFIKIDTDGYELNVLRGAINTLVIFRPLIIFELSTYLLKEKNVALKEYFEFFKKISYTMKDSQTHKTVTMENIYKIIPDQGTVDILAYPCEDAS encoded by the coding sequence ATGTTAAGTTTTTTACAAGCGACAAAAACAAAAATGCTTGTTGCTCAATTTTTATACCGTCTCATTCGGCTATTTGGGATAAAGGATCATCAAATTGTTTTGAGACAAGGGATTAGGTATGAATTAGATTTGAAAGAAGGAATCGATTTAAGAATATTTCTCTTCGGAAACTTCCAAAAGCATATTTATAAGAACCTCTCTCAAAAACTCAATGCTGAACCAATTGTTTTTGATGTGGGTGCAAACATAGGTTCAATATGTTTGAACCTTGCACAGATTCTACCCGACGCCAAAATTTACGCAATTGAACCCACCTATTTTGCCTGGAAAAAGTTATTAAATAATTTAGCCTTAAATCCAACCCTTGCAAAACGGATTGTGCCCATCCAAACCTTTGTTGGGGAACATTCATCACAAACTACTGATTTTAAAGCATTTTCAAGTTGGCCTATTGACTCTTTAAGACTCAATGAGAAAAAGCATAAGATTCATTTAGGAGAAGAAAAGGAGGCGACTTCCTCTCAGATATCTATTGATGACTTTGTTAGAATTGAAAAAATTCCTAAAGTCGATTTTATAAAAATTGATACCGATGGCTATGAATTAAATGTATTGAGAGGGGCAATCAATACGCTTGTGATTTTTAGACCCCTTATCATTTTTGAGCTCAGCACGTACTTATTGAAAGAAAAAAATGTGGCCCTTAAAGAGTATTTTGAATTCTTTAAAAAGATTAGCTATACCATGAAGGATTCCCAAACACATAAAACCGTAACAATGGAGAATATTTATAAGATCATTCCTGATCAGGGGACGGTGGATATTCTTGCGTATCCGTGTGAGGACGCCTCATGA
- a CDS encoding glycosyltransferase: MTWPMTFAQNAPSLPNRKQQIIDSIDQNFDKIKEFTIFNRKFHRQDQEYHQFLIEPQLKVLEIGCGNGDLLASVAPRVGVGIDISPKIIDYAKTRHPTFTFFTHDAEAAYTKLKDQTFDVVIISDVIGFFDDIQLALENLAPLCTPDTRIIISYYTKHWEFMVKFAELLGIKVAQPPQNFLSTVDIEKLAELSGFELIRKEYQQLIPISLLGIDTVINKFIATLPGIRKLCLRTYVVARPRPTYVPKTFSTTVVIPCRNEKGNIEPAIQRLPQFCDDMEIIFVEGHSGDGTWKEVLRVKDAYPHLDIKAFQQTGKGKADAVHLGFEKARGELLMILDADLTVPPEQLHKFYRVISSGQGEFVNGTRLIYPMEDQAMRFFNFIANKAFSWIFSYLLSQRFTDTLCGTKVFLAKDYKRIIEQRKFFGNFDPFGDFELIFGASKLNLKVIEVPIRYEARSYGSTQISRWRHGVILLKMVMHAYKKLKLFF; this comes from the coding sequence ATGACATGGCCTATGACATTTGCCCAAAATGCACCCTCCTTACCCAATCGCAAGCAACAAATTATTGATTCTATTGATCAAAATTTCGACAAAATTAAAGAATTTACGATCTTTAATCGGAAATTTCATCGCCAAGATCAAGAATATCATCAATTTCTGATCGAACCGCAGTTGAAGGTTCTTGAAATTGGATGCGGGAATGGTGATTTATTAGCAAGTGTTGCCCCAAGAGTGGGGGTTGGAATTGATATTAGCCCAAAAATAATTGATTATGCAAAAACCCGTCATCCAACTTTCACCTTTTTCACCCACGACGCAGAAGCAGCCTATACAAAATTAAAAGACCAAACCTTTGATGTGGTCATCATTTCTGACGTCATCGGTTTTTTTGATGACATTCAGCTCGCTCTTGAGAACTTAGCCCCCTTATGTACTCCCGATACTCGCATCATTATTTCTTATTATACAAAGCATTGGGAGTTTATGGTCAAGTTTGCAGAATTATTGGGAATTAAAGTTGCACAACCCCCGCAAAATTTTCTCTCAACGGTAGATATTGAAAAATTAGCCGAACTTTCTGGATTTGAGTTGATTCGCAAAGAGTATCAACAACTCATACCCATTTCATTACTGGGAATTGACACAGTCATTAATAAATTTATCGCAACTCTTCCCGGCATTCGAAAACTATGTCTTCGAACTTATGTGGTTGCCAGGCCCCGCCCTACCTATGTTCCAAAAACATTTTCGACAACCGTCGTGATTCCATGTCGAAATGAAAAGGGAAACATTGAGCCCGCCATACAGAGGCTCCCTCAATTTTGTGACGATATGGAAATTATTTTTGTTGAAGGACACAGTGGTGATGGGACTTGGAAAGAGGTTTTAAGGGTAAAGGATGCCTATCCCCATCTCGACATTAAAGCCTTTCAGCAAACGGGTAAGGGAAAGGCAGATGCCGTTCACTTAGGGTTCGAGAAGGCTCGGGGTGAGCTCCTCATGATTCTGGATGCTGATTTAACGGTTCCCCCTGAGCAGCTTCATAAATTTTACCGGGTGATCTCTTCAGGGCAAGGTGAGTTTGTCAATGGAACCCGGTTGATTTACCCGATGGAAGATCAGGCAATGCGTTTTTTTAACTTCATAGCAAATAAAGCCTTTTCTTGGATCTTTTCCTATCTTTTGTCTCAAAGGTTTACGGACACTTTGTGTGGAACAAAAGTCTTTCTTGCCAAAGATTATAAGCGCATCATTGAACAACGGAAATTCTTTGGTAACTTTGACCCATTTGGGGACTTTGAGTTGATATTTGGCGCTTCAAAACTCAATTTGAAAGTTATTGAGGTCCCCATACGCTATGAAGCGCGGTCTTATGGTTCTACCCAAATTTCCCGTTGGCGCCATGGGGTCATACTTTTAAAAATGGTGATGCATGCCTATAAAAAACTTAAACTCTTTTTTTAA
- a CDS encoding class I SAM-dependent methyltransferase, with product MTTDILENHREIWRNKPVLKAIYQDFYDRITSHATSGTTLEIGGGTGNLKEYLPHVISSDIISSPWLDCVCDAQKLPLENGCLANIVAIDVLHHIERPIRFFQEASKALQSGGRIILLDPAITPLSWFFYHFIHEEPVILDSNPLEDGPLSSDRKPFDANQAIPTLLFGKHQAAFSKAFPDLRIIQKSFMSLWCYPLSGGFKRWSLIPKFLIKPLLAFEKIMEPYFGFLFGFRILIVLEKI from the coding sequence ATGACGACAGACATCTTAGAAAACCATCGAGAGATTTGGAGAAATAAACCTGTTTTAAAGGCGATTTACCAGGATTTTTATGACCGGATCACGTCTCATGCAACGTCGGGAACCACCCTTGAAATTGGCGGTGGTACTGGGAATTTAAAAGAATACCTCCCCCATGTAATCTCGTCCGATATTATTTCATCTCCCTGGTTAGATTGCGTTTGTGATGCGCAAAAGCTCCCCCTAGAAAATGGGTGCCTTGCCAATATCGTGGCTATTGACGTTCTCCATCATATCGAACGACCCATTCGATTCTTCCAAGAAGCTTCGAAAGCACTTCAATCCGGTGGCCGAATTATTCTCTTGGATCCTGCCATCACACCTTTAAGTTGGTTTTTTTACCACTTTATTCATGAAGAGCCTGTCATTCTGGATTCAAATCCGCTCGAAGATGGCCCCCTTTCTTCTGATAGAAAGCCATTTGATGCCAACCAAGCCATACCGACGCTTCTCTTTGGAAAGCATCAAGCAGCTTTTTCCAAAGCGTTTCCCGACCTACGAATCATTCAAAAATCTTTTATGAGCCTCTGGTGCTATCCGCTTTCAGGAGGGTTTAAGAGATGGTCCTTAATCCCAAAATTCCTCATTAAACCATTGTTGGCTTTCGAGAAAATAATGGAGCCTTATTTTGGATTCCTGTTTGGATTTCGAATACTCATCGTACTTGAAAAGATATGA
- the gmd gene encoding GDP-mannose 4,6-dehydratase: MKKAFITGVNGQDGAYLSQLLLEKNYQVHGLLRRASVNNTERLKGLEQNPNFMMHYGDMTDSSNLIRLIGQIQPDEIYNLAAQSHVAVSFETPEYTANADAIGPLRLLEALRIHNLTNRVRFYQASTSELYGKVQEIPQTETTPFYPRSPYAAAKLYAYWVTINYREAYNIHASNGILFNHESWMRGETFVTRKITLGIANIVNGSKEPIFLGNLDAKRDWGHASDYANAMWLIVQQPTPDDYVIATGVTYTVREFVSKAFEAAGIPIAWSGKGLEEVATRLDTHEKVVGVDPLFFRPTEVELLIGDSSKAKSKLGWEPKVSFTDLVSEMVREDIQNFSARRTILLG; this comes from the coding sequence ATGAAAAAAGCTTTTATTACAGGTGTTAACGGTCAGGACGGGGCTTACTTAAGCCAGCTGTTGTTAGAAAAGAATTATCAGGTCCATGGGCTCTTGCGCAGAGCTTCTGTGAACAACACCGAACGCCTGAAGGGATTAGAGCAGAACCCAAATTTTATGATGCATTATGGGGATATGACCGACTCATCCAACCTGATTCGTCTCATAGGTCAAATACAACCCGATGAAATTTATAACTTAGCTGCACAAAGCCATGTGGCGGTCAGCTTTGAAACACCAGAATATACCGCAAATGCGGATGCAATTGGCCCTTTGCGGCTTCTTGAGGCTCTGCGCATTCACAACCTCACCAATAGAGTTCGCTTCTATCAAGCTTCGACATCTGAGCTCTATGGTAAAGTCCAAGAAATTCCCCAAACAGAAACAACGCCCTTTTATCCTCGCAGCCCCTATGCTGCTGCAAAATTATATGCCTATTGGGTTACCATAAATTATCGAGAAGCCTATAATATACACGCATCTAACGGTATTTTGTTTAATCATGAAAGCTGGATGCGGGGAGAAACTTTTGTCACTCGAAAAATCACCCTTGGGATTGCGAACATAGTCAATGGGTCCAAAGAGCCTATCTTTCTTGGAAATTTAGATGCGAAACGCGACTGGGGGCATGCGAGCGATTATGCTAATGCCATGTGGCTCATTGTGCAGCAGCCAACACCCGATGACTACGTCATTGCAACAGGTGTCACCTACACGGTACGAGAATTTGTATCAAAAGCTTTTGAGGCTGCGGGCATCCCCATTGCCTGGTCTGGCAAAGGTCTTGAAGAAGTCGCAACCCGATTAGATACTCATGAAAAGGTTGTGGGTGTTGACCCTTTATTTTTCCGACCCACCGAAGTTGAATTGCTGATTGGAGATTCCTCTAAGGCAAAGTCAAAACTCGGGTGGGAACCAAAAGTGTCCTTCACAGACCTTGTCTCAGAGATGGTTCGAGAAGACATTCAGAACTTTTCAGCCAGACGTACAATTTTATTAGGATGA
- a CDS encoding methyltransferase domain-containing protein — protein MSDHVSELILSENILKDMGFVLPLTAKILDFGCGAGAAVEAFPDRGYGQVYGYDVENYLSKKHSNDSSHFFFSIEEMATHKGSFDFVFSNQVFEHVMDYPQTIQQIYDLLKPGGISLHYFPSKWRVIEPHIYVPFAGAISSKAYLHFWAKMGVRNEFQGGKSPAAVCEQNYNYCQNNLNYLSSGELYEKFNALFRRVEFREDLFIKHSPGRLRHISKILKYIPGVPYCMRTFHAHTVFLQKPF, from the coding sequence ATGTCGGATCACGTTTCTGAGTTGATTCTAAGCGAAAATATTTTGAAAGATATGGGTTTTGTCCTTCCGTTGACGGCCAAGATTCTTGATTTTGGTTGTGGTGCGGGGGCTGCTGTAGAGGCCTTTCCTGACCGAGGGTATGGACAGGTTTACGGGTATGATGTTGAAAACTATTTGAGTAAGAAGCATTCGAATGATTCATCTCACTTCTTCTTTTCGATTGAGGAAATGGCCACTCACAAGGGCAGTTTCGACTTTGTTTTTTCGAATCAAGTCTTTGAGCATGTCATGGATTACCCTCAAACGATTCAACAGATTTATGATCTCTTGAAGCCGGGGGGGATCTCTTTACACTATTTTCCATCAAAATGGCGCGTCATAGAGCCTCATATTTATGTCCCCTTTGCTGGAGCAATTTCATCCAAAGCGTATCTTCATTTTTGGGCGAAAATGGGAGTTCGTAATGAATTTCAAGGTGGTAAAAGTCCTGCGGCTGTTTGTGAACAAAACTATAATTATTGCCAGAACAATCTAAATTATTTGAGCTCAGGAGAGCTCTATGAAAAATTTAACGCCTTGTTTAGACGCGTTGAGTTTCGAGAAGATTTGTTTATTAAGCATTCCCCTGGGCGATTGCGACACATCTCAAAAATCTTAAAGTATATTCCAGGGGTTCCTTATTGTATGAGAACATTTCATGCTCACACTGTATTCTTGCAGAAGCCCTTTTGA